A genome region from Phycisphaerales bacterium includes the following:
- a CDS encoding protease inhibitor I42 family protein translates to MGTGCFLRVLILLGIFSVVLLMVLVGGCDHHQQSGSQLKAEMAKSPDSPSEVTVRVGENFWIWAKSNPTTGFQWQLATPLDAALLKMEDSGFQLPPQETGVQRVGVPGQQWWELKAIAAGDAIVEIAYQRSWEGSEAPADTRKYKITIKP, encoded by the coding sequence ATGGGTACTGGTTGTTTTCTACGTGTACTGATCTTGTTGGGCATCTTTTCGGTGGTTCTGTTGATGGTTCTTGTTGGTGGATGTGATCATCACCAACAGAGTGGTTCGCAGCTGAAAGCTGAGATGGCCAAGTCGCCTGATTCACCAAGCGAGGTAACAGTTCGTGTTGGTGAGAACTTCTGGATTTGGGCTAAGTCCAATCCCACAACGGGTTTCCAGTGGCAACTTGCGACTCCTTTGGATGCAGCGCTGCTGAAGATGGAAGATTCAGGCTTTCAGTTGCCGCCTCAGGAAACGGGGGTACAGAGGGTGGGCGTTCCTGGACAACAGTGGTGGGAGCTCAAAGCGATTGCTGCCGGTGATGCGATCGTGGAAATCGCCTATCAGCGGAGCTGGGAGGGTAGCGAGGCGCCTGCGGATACACGTAAGTACAAGATCACTATAAAACCATAA
- a CDS encoding alcohol dehydrogenase catalytic domain-containing protein gives MTPVANKTMRALFSGEDGVRLDPKLVCPEPTGDEVLIAPIVVGVSWTDLCIARGELPFEGVIGRECVGRVEAVGPNGDKNLIGQRVVCEIATRCGKCELCRGGIAGHCQNRTVMGSRGRNGCLADWFVLPGSNCRVVPEGLDDDRAVFAISVAEALQVARQITVQDRPYITVVGDGTSGLLVAQALEPLNASVRVVGQNPERMALCERWGIKHRPIGEIGRRSDQDVVVDCSGTSAGFGLSMALLRPRGQLVLKAQVAGARGIDLGLMVRKEIHAIGSDQGPLGEALRSLLEERFDVISLIGRRMRLNDGSKILQMAASGESGKVLVTP, from the coding sequence ATGACGCCAGTAGCAAATAAGACCATGCGTGCACTTTTCTCTGGAGAGGACGGGGTGCGCCTTGATCCGAAGCTTGTTTGTCCTGAACCAACGGGTGATGAAGTATTGATCGCACCGATTGTGGTGGGCGTGAGTTGGACAGATCTCTGTATTGCACGTGGCGAGTTGCCCTTCGAAGGTGTGATTGGTCGAGAATGTGTTGGGCGTGTTGAGGCGGTTGGCCCAAATGGAGATAAAAACCTCATTGGGCAGCGCGTGGTTTGTGAGATCGCAACGCGTTGTGGAAAATGTGAATTGTGTCGAGGTGGCATTGCGGGGCATTGTCAAAACCGAACGGTCATGGGATCGCGAGGTCGAAATGGTTGTCTCGCTGATTGGTTTGTATTGCCGGGAAGCAATTGCCGTGTGGTGCCAGAGGGTCTTGATGATGACCGGGCAGTCTTCGCGATTAGTGTGGCAGAAGCGCTGCAAGTGGCCCGGCAAATCACTGTACAAGATCGACCCTACATCACAGTGGTCGGGGATGGGACGAGCGGATTGCTTGTGGCTCAAGCCTTAGAGCCACTGAATGCTTCGGTACGTGTCGTGGGTCAAAATCCAGAGCGCATGGCACTTTGTGAACGTTGGGGTATTAAGCACCGGCCGATCGGTGAAATTGGTCGCCGATCTGATCAGGATGTTGTTGTGGACTGCTCAGGAACATCTGCGGGGTTTGGACTCAGCATGGCGCTCCTTCGCCCACGTGGGCAACTGGTGCTTAAGGCTCAAGTCGCTGGGGCTCGCGGTATTGATTTGGGCTTGATGGTTAGGAAAGAAATTCATGCCATTGGGTCTGACCAAGGTCCACTCGGTGAAGCGTTGCGATCGCTCCTTGAAGAGCGGTTTGATGTGATTAGTTTGATCGGACGCCGCATGCGATTGAACGATGGTTCTAAAATTCTCCAGATGGCGGCTTCGGGTGAATCTGGCAAGGTTCTTGTCACGCCATGA
- a CDS encoding MBL fold metallo-hydrolase: protein MPGPILTTFTLGPFQTNCFIVTPPQESKPTKKCWIFDCGFDPQPMLEHIKDRQLEPEAVFLTHCHSDHIAGLDLLRSQCGDLPVWCHPAEAQWCTDPMLNLSGFIDQPITVAAPTDMLTPGQDLILDGETWNVLHTPGHSPGSVTFVHSESQQAIVGDTLFAQSIGRFDFPTSDPTDLKASLFDVLMKLPDEIAIHPGHGPSTTIGIERATNPFLKNAGW from the coding sequence ATGCCTGGACCAATTCTTACAACCTTCACACTTGGCCCCTTTCAAACCAACTGTTTTATCGTGACCCCTCCCCAGGAAAGCAAGCCAACCAAGAAGTGCTGGATTTTCGACTGTGGGTTTGATCCTCAGCCCATGCTCGAGCATATTAAAGATAGGCAACTCGAACCTGAGGCCGTCTTCCTCACCCACTGTCATAGCGATCATATTGCTGGACTCGACTTACTTCGCAGCCAGTGCGGGGACCTCCCCGTTTGGTGCCATCCAGCCGAAGCCCAGTGGTGCACCGACCCGATGCTGAATCTATCTGGTTTCATTGATCAACCAATCACAGTAGCGGCCCCCACCGACATGCTGACACCAGGCCAAGATCTGATACTGGACGGTGAAACGTGGAACGTCTTGCATACCCCAGGGCATAGCCCAGGAAGTGTGACATTTGTCCATTCGGAGAGCCAACAAGCAATTGTTGGTGACACACTGTTTGCTCAGAGCATCGGCCGCTTTGATTTTCCAACCTCAGATCCAACCGATCTCAAAGCAAGCTTGTTTGATGTCTTGATGAAATTACCTGATGAAATCGCCATTCACCCAGGGCATGGCCCGTCAACAACGATCGGCATTGAGCGAGCCACCAATCCATTTCTCAAGAATGCTGGTTGGTAA
- a CDS encoding HEAT repeat domain-containing protein yields the protein MMQCRLVRQRVHARRFGRLIGVSCGFGLFVGSLVGCINDVNSIQGVLTPKSPTQAAMEAMDPHDPDKRRIGTLDLANAPFGGSELYVKLYRERVRTEQDPIVLAVAIKALARHGSSEDALLIAPYLKSDQLHVRWEAAKGLQRLHNESVVGPLLVTLNNEEESQSDVRTEAALALGQYPQTRVFHGLVRALDAPELAVNLAAIKSLGSITGQDFGMDSSAWLSWYEAANSQAGKDPFENRVDYLYPTYTRDDSFLETLAFWYSRYEEKPASPAGLKPSSTRSTYEEQEQQGQDGNEDDASSK from the coding sequence ATGATGCAATGCAGACTCGTTCGACAGCGTGTGCACGCGAGACGATTTGGTCGATTGATTGGCGTCTCCTGCGGGTTTGGACTATTCGTTGGGAGCCTGGTGGGCTGTATCAATGACGTCAACAGTATCCAAGGTGTGCTGACCCCTAAGTCGCCTACCCAGGCGGCGATGGAGGCGATGGATCCGCATGATCCAGATAAGCGCCGGATAGGCACGCTCGACCTTGCCAATGCACCATTCGGCGGCTCGGAACTCTACGTGAAGTTGTATAGAGAACGCGTTCGCACTGAGCAGGATCCCATCGTGTTAGCGGTCGCAATCAAAGCCCTTGCCAGGCATGGCTCTTCAGAGGATGCGCTCTTGATAGCGCCCTATTTAAAGAGCGATCAGTTACATGTGCGATGGGAGGCGGCGAAAGGACTCCAGCGTCTCCATAATGAATCTGTTGTTGGGCCTCTTTTAGTCACGTTGAATAATGAAGAGGAGTCACAGAGTGATGTCCGCACCGAGGCCGCATTGGCCCTTGGGCAATATCCACAGACACGCGTGTTCCATGGGCTGGTTCGAGCGCTTGACGCACCTGAATTGGCGGTGAACCTAGCAGCTATTAAGTCGCTTGGATCCATCACGGGACAAGACTTCGGCATGGACTCTTCTGCATGGCTGAGTTGGTATGAAGCAGCGAATAGTCAAGCCGGTAAAGATCCCTTTGAAAACAGGGTGGATTACCTTTATCCCACTTATACGCGTGATGATTCCTTCCTGGAAACACTGGCATTCTGGTATTCACGCTACGAAGAAAAGCCTGCATCACCAGCGGGTTTGAAGCCCAGTAGCACTCGTTCAACTTATGAAGAGCAAGAGCAGCAGGGCCAAGACGGGAACGAAGATGACGCCAGTAGCAAATAA
- a CDS encoding DUF885 domain-containing protein has product MSMGVVLILLCSLCCDSTFSFVSLAPDPVSVAQKNNAERLAELFAAERAWSFEVFPESALSEGDRSGVDRVTDLSIAGLEARHLKRQAFYDQLKMIDIDTLSEQDRINYQVFEALLTSRLKAHPFKMYEVPLNARSGIHQQIPMMAINTPFEMLEDYEGYLARLEQQPRQVDALIERMRQGMASGRTVTKANMIDIHAQIRRVLEPGGFDSLRLPLQEVPEWMDEATSQRLRDRFESTSLPAAQLAVQRLEDFVGQSYLPACRDSLGAHELPDGAAWYQQQLRAMTTTDLTAQEIYEIGQSEVQRIRQEMLKVIASSDFIERYPEASQLSDKDRLKQFIAYLRTDPRFYCETPEQLLMRYRDICKQIDGKMPELFATLPRLSYGVLPIPDFAAPTQTTAYYQPGSPANGFAGNFYANTWDLKQRPTYEMVALALHEAVPGHHHQIALAQEMQDVPEFRTDAWFNAFGEGWALYAERMGEPMGLYEDPYARFGQLTYEMWRACRLVVDPGLHAFGWTRQEAIDFMAEHTALSEHNIEVEVDRYITWPAQATSYKIGEIAIRNLRDKAEARLGSDFDVRHFHDAVLRDGGVPLWVLEERIDQWIEQQMRSVSVDHSDSEVQ; this is encoded by the coding sequence ATGTCGATGGGTGTCGTGTTAATACTGTTGTGCAGCCTTTGTTGTGATAGCACCTTCTCATTTGTTTCTTTGGCCCCTGATCCTGTATCGGTGGCACAAAAGAACAATGCTGAGCGCCTTGCAGAATTGTTTGCAGCTGAGCGAGCTTGGTCCTTCGAAGTTTTTCCGGAGTCAGCTTTGTCGGAGGGTGATCGGTCTGGTGTTGATCGTGTGACCGATCTCAGCATCGCAGGTCTTGAGGCCCGGCATTTAAAAAGGCAGGCGTTCTACGATCAACTTAAGATGATTGATATAGACACGCTTTCAGAGCAAGACCGCATCAACTATCAGGTATTTGAGGCGCTCTTAACCTCTCGACTAAAGGCCCATCCATTCAAAATGTATGAGGTGCCTCTCAATGCTCGATCGGGCATTCATCAACAGATACCAATGATGGCAATCAATACGCCGTTTGAAATGCTTGAGGATTATGAAGGGTATCTTGCTCGGCTTGAACAACAGCCTCGGCAGGTCGATGCGTTGATCGAGCGAATGCGACAGGGGATGGCCTCTGGTCGCACGGTCACCAAGGCCAACATGATTGATATTCATGCCCAGATAAGACGTGTTTTAGAACCCGGCGGATTTGATTCGCTTCGTTTGCCGCTCCAAGAAGTTCCAGAATGGATGGATGAAGCAACATCACAGCGGCTACGCGATCGCTTTGAAAGTACTTCATTGCCAGCAGCGCAGTTGGCGGTGCAGCGATTGGAAGACTTTGTTGGCCAATCGTATTTGCCTGCTTGTCGGGATTCTTTGGGGGCTCATGAATTGCCAGATGGAGCAGCGTGGTATCAACAGCAGCTCAGGGCAATGACGACGACAGATCTGACGGCTCAAGAAATTTACGAGATCGGCCAGTCTGAAGTGCAACGTATCCGGCAAGAAATGTTAAAGGTCATTGCAAGTAGTGATTTTATAGAACGCTATCCAGAAGCATCTCAATTGAGTGATAAGGATCGTCTTAAGCAGTTCATCGCCTACCTTCGTACGGATCCCCGTTTTTACTGTGAGACACCCGAGCAATTGCTGATGCGATATCGCGATATCTGTAAGCAGATTGATGGAAAGATGCCGGAGCTCTTTGCGACCTTGCCCCGGCTTTCGTACGGCGTGTTGCCAATTCCTGATTTTGCGGCACCAACTCAAACCACCGCCTATTACCAGCCTGGTTCGCCAGCGAATGGTTTTGCGGGAAACTTCTATGCCAATACATGGGATCTTAAGCAGCGGCCAACCTACGAGATGGTCGCACTTGCTTTACATGAAGCGGTGCCTGGCCATCATCATCAAATAGCTTTGGCGCAGGAGATGCAGGACGTTCCAGAATTCCGAACGGATGCATGGTTTAACGCCTTTGGTGAAGGGTGGGCGCTTTATGCAGAACGAATGGGAGAGCCGATGGGATTGTATGAAGATCCTTATGCTCGCTTCGGGCAGCTCACCTATGAGATGTGGCGGGCATGTCGGCTTGTGGTTGATCCTGGTTTGCACGCTTTTGGATGGACACGTCAGGAAGCAATTGACTTTATGGCTGAGCATACAGCGCTCAGTGAGCACAATATAGAAGTGGAAGTCGATCGGTATATCACTTGGCCAGCCCAAGCGACGAGTTACAAGATTGGCGAGATTGCCATTCGTAACTTGCGTGACAAGGCTGAGGCCCGTTTAGGGAGCGACTTCGATGTGCGGCACTTCCATGATGCTGTGTTGCGTGATGGAGGGGTACCACTTTGGGTTCTTGAAGAACGCATTGACCAGTGGATTGAACAACAGATGCGATCGGTCTCAGTAGATCATTCGGACAGTGAAGTTCAATAA
- the glyA gene encoding serine hydroxymethyltransferase yields MANNILQQETIMHASDAKLVEQLAALDPDVAELMALEANRQATTLELIASENHVSGAVMRTMGSWLTNKYAEGYPGKRYYGGCEFHDQIEDLARERAKQLFGCGYANVQPHSGANANVAAFMAMCAPGDTILSLPIKSGGHLSHGLKPNFSGTFYNIVDYDLDPKSECLDYDVIAAKARECKPQMIICGYSAYSRVIDFARFREIADEVGAVLMADIAHIAGLVAAGVHPSPFPHAHIVTTTTHKTLRGPRGGLVLCDDEEIAKKVDRKVFPGSQGGPLMHVIAAKAVAFKEALDHSFKTYSKQVVENAQALAAALVQRGYRLCSGGTDNHLMLVDLQPRSATLTGADAEQWLEDAGIIVNKNGIPNDPRPPMVTSGLRLGTPALTTRGMGVKEMEIVADLLDRVMLASGDEKLTKEVRDEVHALCDTFPLPH; encoded by the coding sequence ATGGCAAATAATATACTTCAGCAGGAAACCATCATGCACGCTTCAGACGCGAAACTGGTCGAACAACTGGCCGCTCTTGATCCCGATGTTGCAGAGCTTATGGCTCTTGAGGCCAACCGCCAGGCAACAACTTTGGAATTAATTGCATCTGAAAATCATGTTTCTGGTGCAGTCATGCGGACCATGGGTTCGTGGCTGACCAATAAGTATGCCGAGGGTTACCCCGGCAAACGTTATTACGGCGGTTGTGAGTTTCACGATCAAATTGAAGATCTTGCAAGAGAGCGAGCGAAACAGCTCTTTGGCTGCGGTTATGCAAATGTTCAGCCACATAGTGGAGCCAATGCGAATGTCGCAGCATTCATGGCAATGTGCGCACCGGGTGACACCATATTGAGCTTACCGATTAAGTCTGGTGGTCATCTTAGTCATGGGCTCAAGCCGAATTTCTCGGGCACCTTTTATAACATCGTTGACTATGACCTTGATCCAAAATCAGAATGTCTCGACTACGATGTCATTGCTGCCAAGGCGCGCGAATGTAAACCTCAGATGATTATCTGTGGTTACTCTGCTTACTCCCGTGTGATTGACTTTGCTCGATTCCGTGAGATTGCCGATGAGGTTGGAGCAGTGTTGATGGCAGACATCGCGCACATTGCAGGTTTGGTGGCCGCTGGTGTGCACCCATCACCGTTTCCGCATGCACATATTGTGACAACAACAACCCACAAGACGTTACGAGGCCCGCGCGGTGGCTTGGTGCTCTGTGATGATGAGGAAATTGCTAAAAAGGTTGATCGAAAGGTCTTTCCTGGCTCGCAAGGTGGGCCGCTGATGCATGTCATTGCAGCAAAAGCAGTCGCGTTCAAGGAAGCCCTTGATCATTCTTTCAAGACCTATAGCAAGCAGGTCGTTGAAAATGCGCAAGCGTTGGCGGCAGCGCTGGTCCAGCGCGGCTATCGCCTTTGTAGTGGTGGTACAGATAATCACCTGATGTTGGTTGATCTTCAGCCAAGAAGCGCTACGTTGACTGGTGCTGATGCTGAGCAATGGCTTGAGGATGCGGGCATCATTGTGAACAAAAATGGCATTCCAAATGATCCGAGGCCACCAATGGTGACCAGTGGTCTCCGTCTTGGAACACCAGCGCTCACGACGCGTGGCATGGGTGTCAAAGAGATGGAGATTGTTGCAGATCTACTTGATCGCGTCATGCTGGCAAGTGGCGATGAAAAGCTTACGAAAGAAGTGCGCGACGAAGTGCATGCGTTGTGTGACACATTTCCATTGCCTCACTGA
- a CDS encoding tRNA (cytidine(34)-2'-O)-methyltransferase — protein MTQTWLNIVLLNPEIPNNTGNIGRTCAATGCRLHLIHPLGFDLSEKARRRAGLDYWPLVDCIEHASFNAYLEHEQPKRLWLLTTHATRPLWEAKIDAGDHFLFGKETAGVPQEIHDLVKNKWGENARLTLPMVNDPRARSLNLATTVCGVVYEAMRQIQPDITTPPHSSH, from the coding sequence ATGACTCAAACCTGGCTCAATATTGTCCTTTTGAATCCAGAAATTCCCAACAATACGGGAAACATTGGGAGAACTTGTGCTGCCACAGGTTGCCGGCTGCATCTGATTCATCCTCTGGGCTTCGATCTCTCTGAGAAGGCGCGCCGCCGCGCTGGCCTCGATTATTGGCCACTCGTTGACTGTATCGAGCATGCCAGTTTCAATGCCTATCTTGAACACGAGCAACCGAAACGGCTGTGGCTTTTGACCACACATGCAACGCGCCCACTATGGGAAGCAAAGATCGATGCCGGAGATCACTTTCTCTTCGGCAAAGAAACAGCAGGCGTACCGCAAGAGATTCATGATCTTGTCAAAAACAAATGGGGCGAGAATGCTCGCCTCACGCTACCAATGGTGAATGATCCACGTGCTCGAAGCTTAAACCTTGCAACGACCGTTTGTGGCGTCGTGTACGAAGCAATGCGTCAGATTCAACCTGATATCACAACACCACCACACTCGTCACATTAA
- a CDS encoding UDP-glucose/GDP-mannose dehydrogenase family protein: MRLTMVGTGYVGLVTGTCLAESGNDVCCLDIDPAKIKLLKQGHSPIYEPGLSEMLTHNIESDRLKFTTNTSEAYSHAEVIFICVGTPTDAKGGSDLSAVFAVARTIGEALDQRPESDAPILIVVKSTVPVGTTHQVQEIISSCTKRPFLIANNPEFLKEGDAISDFSKPDRVVCGIEEPRTATLLEQIYQPFVRQGHPIIMMDILSSEMVKYASNAMLACKISFINEMAHLCELYGADISNVRQGMCSDHRIGNQFFYPGLGYGGSCFPKDTLAVMRMGEEKNWHCQLNTAVHEVNQAQRQRFWNRIESVMGRDLKGKKIAFWGISFKPQTDDIREAPAINLIQLAIKAGATVMAYDPVAGPNLKAQLPQVAQAKDLYAAAEGAHAVIVSTEWNEFRTPDLKRVRKTMAEPLLFDGRNIFDPHQMKASGFEYHSIGRTSIS; this comes from the coding sequence ATGCGCCTAACAATGGTGGGAACTGGATACGTTGGGCTTGTGACAGGCACATGCCTCGCAGAATCTGGCAACGATGTTTGTTGCCTTGATATAGATCCTGCGAAGATCAAACTTCTCAAGCAAGGACACTCCCCTATCTATGAACCTGGGCTCTCAGAAATGCTGACCCACAACATAGAAAGTGATCGCTTGAAGTTTACGACGAATACGAGCGAGGCATACAGTCATGCAGAGGTCATCTTCATCTGTGTCGGAACCCCCACCGATGCAAAGGGTGGCTCCGATCTATCAGCTGTCTTTGCTGTTGCACGTACGATTGGTGAAGCACTCGACCAAAGGCCCGAGTCAGATGCCCCTATTCTTATCGTGGTGAAGTCGACTGTGCCTGTTGGGACAACCCATCAAGTACAAGAAATTATCAGCTCTTGTACAAAGAGACCTTTTCTGATTGCCAACAATCCTGAGTTCCTAAAAGAAGGCGATGCGATTAGTGATTTCTCAAAACCTGATCGTGTGGTTTGTGGCATTGAGGAACCACGCACAGCGACTCTGCTCGAGCAAATCTACCAACCCTTCGTTCGACAGGGCCACCCCATTATTATGATGGACATCCTTTCATCAGAGATGGTCAAGTATGCGTCCAATGCAATGCTGGCATGCAAAATTAGTTTCATCAACGAGATGGCTCATCTTTGCGAACTCTACGGAGCTGATATTTCAAACGTGCGACAGGGTATGTGTAGCGATCATCGCATCGGCAATCAATTCTTCTATCCAGGCCTTGGATACGGCGGATCATGCTTCCCAAAAGATACGCTTGCTGTCATGCGAATGGGCGAAGAAAAGAACTGGCATTGCCAACTCAACACCGCAGTGCATGAAGTTAATCAAGCACAGCGGCAGCGCTTCTGGAATCGCATCGAGTCGGTGATGGGCCGTGATTTAAAAGGCAAGAAGATTGCATTCTGGGGCATCTCCTTCAAGCCACAAACCGATGATATTCGTGAAGCACCAGCGATCAACCTGATTCAACTGGCCATCAAAGCCGGGGCAACCGTCATGGCGTATGACCCTGTGGCAGGCCCCAATCTTAAAGCCCAACTGCCCCAGGTTGCTCAAGCCAAGGATCTCTATGCGGCCGCAGAAGGTGCCCATGCAGTCATCGTGAGTACGGAGTGGAATGAATTTCGCACGCCAGACCTGAAACGGGTACGAAAAACCATGGCTGAGCCACTGCTTTTCGACGGTCGCAACATCTTTGATCCTCACCAAATGAAGGCAAGCGGATTCGAATATCACTCGATTGGACGGACTTCAATAAGCTGA
- the fusA gene encoding elongation factor G, translating to MASYTTADIRNIALTGTSTAGKTTLTEALLGEVGVIGRIGKIEEGNTVSDFSDLEHEFECSLDTSLVHFSHGNAHINLIDTPGRPDFIGKAISSVPAVETVAIMIDPGKSVDSITRRIMKVCEQRNMPRLIIINKIDQGDDLGQVLAAIRETYGMACQPINVPASGGTEVINCLTNDSGDSDLGEISKFHTNLIEQVVECDEALMEKYLEQGEVSMEDLHAGFEQAMREATLIPVVFVSARENVGVKELLDVFATLCPSPLQGNPRSFECTGEDGERADIVAEADASKQLIAHVFKVSSDPYVGRLAYFKVHQGEISSNVSPHVDDQRKPIRTAHVLKAQGKESSETAKIIAGDIGVLAKIEELKFNSVMHDGTIGTDLHLRPLELPEPMFGQAIEVSSKGAEGKLGDALAKMLAEDPMLALDRVQATRETVLRGIGEQHMRIKLRMLKDHYGVEVQTRMPKVAYKETIYGKAEGHHRHKKQTGGSGQFGEVYLRVSPLTGEEDGIDRGLIFLDNTFGGSIPKQFLPAVEKGVRQCMTDGAVAGYPMTNISVSVYDGKFHAVDSKEVAFVTAGKRAFIDAIQQANPVLLEPFVKMEITVPAEQIGDIASDISGRRGRIQGTDMLPGNVACVQVEVPLAEVMTYSSQLKSMTAGAGSYTMEYSHDEQTPPNVQAEVVALYKPDHTDD from the coding sequence ATGGCCAGTTATACAACCGCAGATATTCGCAACATCGCTCTCACCGGAACCAGCACAGCTGGTAAGACGACGCTGACAGAGGCATTGCTTGGCGAGGTGGGGGTCATTGGTCGTATCGGAAAAATCGAAGAAGGAAATACAGTTTCCGACTTCAGTGATCTTGAGCATGAATTCGAATGCTCGTTAGACACGTCGTTGGTCCACTTCAGTCATGGTAACGCTCATATTAATTTGATTGATACGCCTGGCCGTCCCGACTTCATTGGCAAAGCCATTAGTTCTGTTCCAGCGGTAGAGACCGTTGCCATCATGATTGATCCCGGCAAGAGTGTCGATTCAATTACAAGGCGCATCATGAAAGTCTGTGAGCAGCGCAATATGCCTCGGCTGATCATTATTAATAAAATTGATCAGGGTGATGATCTTGGTCAAGTGCTGGCAGCAATCCGTGAGACGTATGGCATGGCATGTCAGCCGATTAATGTGCCTGCATCGGGTGGGACGGAAGTGATTAATTGCTTGACCAACGATAGTGGCGATAGCGATCTCGGTGAGATATCTAAGTTTCACACCAACTTGATCGAGCAGGTGGTTGAATGTGATGAGGCCTTGATGGAGAAGTATCTGGAGCAGGGTGAGGTCAGCATGGAAGACCTTCATGCTGGGTTCGAGCAGGCCATGCGCGAGGCAACATTGATTCCGGTTGTATTTGTGAGTGCTCGAGAAAACGTTGGTGTCAAAGAGCTTCTTGATGTCTTTGCCACGCTATGTCCGAGCCCACTGCAAGGAAACCCCCGTTCATTTGAATGCACAGGTGAAGATGGTGAGCGAGCAGATATTGTGGCGGAGGCAGACGCGAGTAAGCAGCTGATTGCTCATGTCTTCAAAGTCTCATCGGATCCATACGTCGGTCGGCTTGCTTATTTCAAGGTGCATCAAGGTGAGATTAGTTCAAATGTTTCACCCCACGTTGATGATCAGCGAAAGCCAATCCGGACCGCACATGTTCTGAAGGCTCAAGGAAAAGAAAGCTCTGAGACCGCTAAGATCATCGCAGGTGACATTGGGGTGCTTGCAAAAATAGAGGAGCTGAAGTTCAACTCTGTGATGCATGATGGAACAATTGGAACGGATTTACATTTGCGCCCGCTTGAGTTGCCAGAGCCGATGTTTGGCCAGGCAATTGAAGTTTCTAGTAAGGGCGCCGAAGGTAAATTGGGTGATGCGCTGGCAAAAATGCTGGCGGAAGACCCGATGCTGGCGCTTGATCGAGTTCAAGCAACGCGAGAGACCGTGCTTCGAGGTATTGGCGAGCAGCACATGCGCATTAAGCTGCGAATGCTCAAAGATCATTACGGCGTTGAGGTCCAAACCCGTATGCCGAAGGTTGCGTACAAAGAGACGATTTATGGCAAAGCTGAGGGCCATCACCGTCACAAGAAGCAAACCGGTGGTTCTGGGCAGTTCGGTGAAGTCTATTTGCGTGTTTCGCCATTGACGGGTGAAGAGGATGGAATCGATCGGGGCCTGATCTTTCTTGACAACACATTTGGTGGATCAATTCCGAAACAGTTTCTGCCAGCTGTTGAGAAGGGCGTGCGGCAGTGTATGACTGATGGTGCGGTGGCGGGCTATCCAATGACCAATATCTCTGTCAGTGTTTACGACGGTAAGTTTCACGCGGTCGATTCTAAAGAGGTTGCATTTGTGACCGCTGGTAAGCGCGCCTTTATTGATGCGATTCAGCAAGCGAATCCGGTCTTGCTTGAGCCCTTTGTCAAGATGGAAATTACAGTGCCAGCAGAACAGATTGGCGATATTGCCTCGGATATCTCAGGGCGGCGTGGGCGTATTCAAGGTACTGACATGTTGCCTGGCAATGTTGCCTGTGTGCAGGTTGAAGTTCCGCTTGCTGAAGTGATGACTTATAGCAGTCAGCTCAAAAGTATGACCGCTGGCGCAGGGAGCTACACCATGGAATACAGCCATGATGAACAGACGCCTCCAAATGTGCAGGCTGAGGTTGTCGCTTTGTACAAGCCCGATCACACAGACGACTAG
- a CDS encoding methylated-DNA--[protein]-cysteine S-methyltransferase — translation MTDCYISCKTPVGYYRLYAADQLAAKGQLRPFRATWVENDLEVPAAWIAHDEMLAETTKMIQAYLLGEDIDPALAPLPTPVGPKFHQSCWEALRTVGRSECITYGQLAELAGGHRNQARAVGAAMRSNPLPLIVPCHRVLAQDGAKYRLGGYMGEHENKSRDSLPLQIKRWLLSLEGTFDTNEILLERRECA, via the coding sequence ATGACCGATTGCTATATCAGCTGCAAAACGCCGGTTGGATACTACCGGCTGTATGCCGCCGACCAATTGGCAGCAAAGGGGCAGCTCAGACCCTTCAGGGCGACTTGGGTTGAGAACGATTTGGAAGTCCCGGCAGCATGGATCGCTCATGATGAAATGCTGGCAGAGACCACCAAGATGATTCAAGCCTATCTACTTGGAGAAGATATCGACCCTGCACTGGCTCCATTACCCACGCCGGTGGGTCCCAAATTTCACCAAAGCTGTTGGGAAGCCCTTCGCACGGTCGGCCGAAGCGAGTGCATCACCTACGGGCAACTCGCCGAATTAGCAGGTGGGCATCGTAACCAAGCCCGCGCCGTGGGGGCAGCGATGCGAAGCAACCCGCTTCCACTGATCGTCCCTTGCCACCGGGTACTCGCTCAAGATGGAGCCAAATATCGCCTGGGTGGATACATGGGCGAGCACGAGAACAAATCAAGAGATAGTCTACCACTACAAATTAAACGTTGGTTGCTAAGTCTTGAGGGCACCTTCGATACAAACGAGATTTTATTGGAGCGACGCGAATGCGCCTAA